From the Xylocopa sonorina isolate GNS202 chromosome 9, iyXylSono1_principal, whole genome shotgun sequence genome, the window ACCTTGAATGCTAAACGCCGAATGTACATGTAATAAATACAGGAATAATGTAATTTAGATGTAAAATATTACGCGTACGTGTAatgtgtgcgcgcgtgtgtgtctgtgtgtatgtatgtatgtatgtatgtatgtatgtgtgtgtgtgttcgtTTTCGTTACTTCAAACtttagcatctctcttctaatgAATTTCAGCTAAAAATCGCAATTTACGAAAAATAATCACGGCGCGCACGATCTCGTTTAAAAGGTAGTATTAACCTGCGCCATTATATGTACGAGTTCTCGTCTGAGCCATTGTTTTTAAACCATTTACTGTTCAAGCTGGAATATAAGTTATTCTCGTGTCAATCTTTATTATCCGATCAAGTTCTAATTCGTTCGTAAACTATTACGAACCTGTGAATCCCTGCGGCGGCTGGCCGGGTACTGAGTATTGTGGTCTAAAGTTGCCGAAATTGGCCGCACCCGCGAACGTAGCCGGCAATTGTCCGCCAGAGAAGCCTGCAGGAAATTGCTGCGCGAGTAACGCTGCTTGACCCGACTGAGAACTGCTCCCACCTGGCGCAGTGGCCGCCAATCGACTCAGTATCGACCTCTCGGACATCTGAAGTCTTTGAGCAACAGGTGGAATACGAGCTAATGTGGCTGGTAAACGGCTCACGTCGGATTTCATGTCTGACAACAGTTCCTCCAATTGATTTAGTACCTGTGAATTAACAATAAACGCATAGAAAATAAAGTAATTGATAAATATACGAGAATAATAAATATACGAGAAAGGTATCGTTACTTTATGCAATACAGCATTCGCTGGTTTATTCCCAGCAAGACTTTCTTTACTAAGATGTTGGTGCGATTCTGCAAGGCACTCGACTTCAGCAAATCTTGCATTCAGACTCATCGCAGGGTGATTAGGATCCTGCGTTAAGTTCAGGTACGCTGCTCTTCTCAACTGCTCCTCTATCACTAACGCTTGTTCCAATAGCTTGAATCGTCGAGCTAGGAATTTATTCTTTATTTCTAAGAAGTTACCCTTGCCTACGTCCATCTTGAATGGTTCATTTATTATCGCGAACctgtataaaataatatttaagtgACACACATACATTTTTCTACTAACCATACTTTTCCTCTTCGTCGTTCGAGCTTTTGTTACCTGATATCGTTCTGAATATCTTGCCAGCGACCATAGCCATGTGTAACGATGCCAGCTAGCAACCAATAATCGTGTCTTCGATGCCATATTTCATACTCACGACCAGGTACAGCTGCTTTTTCTTCGTTCAACCATAATGTGTGTAACTCCGTAAAACCACCATCGGCGATGTTAAACATAAATTTGCGTTTGGGCTTTATCACTTCCGAATCACAGTCCTTTACATCTTTATCTTTGCCATCCTTTTCCTATAATACAAAATTGTATGTTAATTGTATCGAATAAGATACCACTCGCTTACTGTCAAACCATATTGAGAAGAAATACCTCTCGTTTTTCAGTTTCGTCTTCGTCATCTTTAACGATAACAACATCTTCCTCGGGTTCTTGTTTTGGCTTATTCTCGTTACTTTCCACTTTCTCGTCACGTTTCATTAATGACTTTTCATCTTTTATTTCTCCTTTATCCTTATCCTTATCCGCTGTTTCCGCATCCATATCCTTTTCTTCCTTCTTTATATCTTCCTTGTCTTTATCCTTCTCCGTATTACTCTCCTCTTCCTCTTTGGAATCTTTTAATTCTTCTTTCGCATCCTTTCCGTCGGCACTCtggagaaataaaaaaaaaaactcattTTTCTTACTGTCAAAACATCTAAAAGTTTGTGTTAAGTGCGAGGCAAGGCGAATGTCGAAGAAGATTATATGACCAAAAACACTGACCTCTTTATCCTTCTGGTCGTCCTTGGATTCTTTCATTTCAGATGCGTCCGAGTTCGTTTTATTGGAATCAGTGGTTGTGGATCCAGGGACAGTTGTCGGCGTTGGAGTCGCAGCTGGACTTGGGCTAGGTGCATTGGAAGTGGCAGGGGTGGCACTGGTACTACTGGTTCCAGTTGCACCATCCCCACTGCCGTCTACTTTAACAGGTTCTACCGGCTTTCGAATCATTTCTGGCATCGAGTAGTATCCATTTATGTGCTCAAATTCTTGTACCTATAATTGAACATCAAGAATTGAGATTTGACGTTACAAATACTATGTTTCGCTGTAAAAGAAATGAATTAACGAACAAGTTTACCTTTTTCCTTATCAGAGACATAACACCTATTCTTGTTAGAACGTGCTGCCTGCTGAGACCTTCTCTTGGAACACCGTCCGCGAACGTTTCGGCGTTGTCCGCACCAGGTTCGCAGAGGTGACGCATGAAGAGGGAAACGTACGCTTTGAAGTTCTTCTCCGACTTACCCCTTAGATCACGCACTAGCCTAAAATGCGAAAATATACTTTAACAGTACTTTAAATTTACTGATTGCTAAACACATTTCGAGAGAGGAACTAACCACTGAGAATTGAACGCGTCCTGCGGTGGCATACCGTAACGCATGATCGCATTCAGGAATGCTTTTCTCTGTCTAGCATTGAAGCCTAACACCTTGATACAGAAATAACGTTAGATAGCATCTCTTTCAGTTTTTCAATCAGTTTCGAAGTATAAACAAGATTACGCAAACACACGCATACTTCAATGTTTCCATTGACTCTGGCAAGTAACGGAGGTAGAGGACGATCCTTTTCGTCTCTCCTTTCCAATCTACGCCTACTTCTACGGGACAACAGATCGCCATCTCCTTTCTCATCGAAGTCGTCGTCTTCTTTGTCATCGTCACTGGGAGCACTGAAGTCGCTGTTGTAATCGGATAAATTTTCCTGCCAAGGTTGGTCGTCCCTTGTACTTTGATCTCCGGTCACACCACCGTCGTTATAGTTCACCTGCTTACGTATTCGTTTACCTAGTATGGGAAATAATTACAAGCCGTTAATTATTTATACAAAACATGAaaagaaatataatttataacgtACCTTTCCCAAGCGTTCTAGCGATATCTTCTTGCTGCTGTTCGTAATGATGCCTCAATAATTTAATCCAGTAAGCCGGATCTGTGTTCTCAGCTTCTTGTTTGATTATTTCTGTATCTGCCTCTTCTTCCGTTTCCCCTTCTTTCGTTACATACGACGCAACTTTGAAAGAACTTAAATATTCGTTGGCCCAATTTTCTTTCTGCTCGATACCTTCCTTGCTTCTGTCTAACAATTCAGCCACAGCTTTGTCATCGTAGTGAATAGCTTCGTCCTCTTTACCTTCTTCTTCTTTGAACAGTTCCTCGGTACCTTGTATATATAAAGGATCAGTTAGATACTCGTTCACAACTTAATCCTTAATCTATTTTAGTAATAAGAACCGTACCAAATCGTAAAATATCATCGAGTTCTTGCTTGCTGAAGTTGGCACCTTTACCACCCATGCCAGGTCTCACAACTAAATGCGTCAACATCATTTTACGTTTTGCCACTTGCGTGACACGTTCCTCTACAGAGTTACGTGTCACGAATCTATAGATCATGACTTTATTGGCTTGTCCGATTCTGTGAGCTCTACTGAACGCTTGAATATCATTATGCGGGTTCCAATCCGAGTCGTAGATGATCACAGTATCCGCAGTGGCCAAGTTTATACCCAAACCACCGGCACGAGTCGATAATAGAAACACGAATTGCTGTGCACCTTTTTAAAAAAGGTGAAAAGATTATATTATATACAATATTGTTGTTGCATGTGTTAGACAATGTTCAGATAGGTACAGATTAGATAAAAAAATTGTCTACGTACCAGGTGCATTAAATCTATCAATGGCTTCCTGTCGCTGTGCGCCAGTAATATTACCATCTATTCGTTCGTATTTGTAACCTTCACCTTCTAGGTAATCTTCAAGAATATCCAACATTTTTGTCATTTGAGAGAAGATCAGCACTCTATGTCCGTCGTCTCTTAGTTTTTTCAACATTTTGCTCAGCAACACCAGTTTTCCCGCTGCTTTGATCAACGCGGACGTTTCGTAGCTTCCATTTGGCGCAGTTGGTGCTTCTTGAGATGCGGCTGGGAATAAATAAGGATGGTTGCAGCACTTTTTAAGGTCCATCATAATGTTCAACAATGACACTTGTTGACCCCCGCCTTTAGGATTTAATGCCTCGAAGTTTCTCgtcaatatatatttataatatttcttCTGCATGGGTGATAGTTCAACGCGAACGATGAACTCTGATTTGCTTGGCATATTCTACaaataaacatgacacttgatTATCGATATGTTCAATCTAGTAAAATATTTGATACGTACTTTTAATACGTCAGCCTTCAATCTCCTCAACATGTGCGGTCCAAGCAGCTCGTGCAACTTCTTTACCTGCTCCTCTTTCGAGATGTCGGCAAATTCATTTTGGAACGCTGCTAAATCATTAAATTTATCGCGACAGAGGAAATTCAGTAGATGAAACAATTCCTCCAGGTTGTTTTGCAAGGGAGTACCAGTTAACAATAATTTATAGGCGATATTATAAGATGCCAATAGTCTGAAGAACTTCGACTGGTTGGATTTTAGCCTATGCGCCTCGTCTACTACGAGCACAGCCCAGTCTATCGATCCTAGGCAGGCAGAATCGATCGAAATTAATTCATAACTCGTAAGTAGCACGTTGAATTTAATTTGATTCGATCGGATCTTTGACGCTCGACCTCCACGAACAGCACCCTCTTCGAAAGATAATTCATTTTCACGAATTACAATACGACTATCCTTATCACCTGAAATCGGTATAAATTACCAATTAGTAACACGATAATGAATATCAATTTTACGTGCGTATACCTACCAACATAAGTAACGCAATAGAAATCAGGTGCCCAAGTTTCGAATTCACGTTCCCAATTAATAATGGTCGATAAAGGGACAGATACGAGGAATGGTCCCTTACAGTGGCCTTCTTTGTACAATGAATAGAGGAAAGTGATAGTCTGTATGGTTTTTCCCAGACCCATCTCGTCTGCTAAAATAGTATCTATTCCTTGGCCCCACGAATATCTTAACCAATTTAAGCCCTGTGAAGTAATGAAATTACGAAatgttttttttaaataagCAATACAATGAAAATAAGACACACACTTCTAACTGATAAGGATGCAACTGCATTCCAGTCTGATCTAAGTAATCCGGTTGTCGCTCATATTTTTTCTTGAGATCTGTTGTTGGTTTGTCAGGCGGAGGAGTGTACCTTTTAGGCGTTCTCTCTTCGTCGTCGATCAGTTCACGAGTCTTTGATTTCTTGCTTTTACCTGAATACAATATAAGCAGTTAGTTCGCTGATTCGTAGAGGATTGATCGAAAAGAGAAAACAACAAATTAACCGACTCTTCTCACCCTTCTTGCCCTTTCGTGAAGAGCTACCATCACAGCAATTCGCGGCTCTCAGATCCAAGTAATACTCGATGGCCTGCTTCAATCCGGGAATATCTTCGTGTTCATCTTCCCAAGTTGCCTGATCGTATCCTAATTCCCTCCATTTAACGAGATACGTCGCTCTGCCGTCTCTCGACAGTCTATGATTAATTACTCGGTGCACTACAAGCCATTCTGGACGTACTCCATAACGATAGAATCGTTCTTCTAAGTTATATTCGTCCCTATTGGTAGCACCATCCTGCTCTTTCAAACGTTTCACACGGGAATCACTTTCGTCCAATGGCTCCTCCAATTTCGGAGGTTCGTCCATGTCGTATTTCCGCGAGTAATTTCTGTAAATCATAAGAGGATTCGCAAAATGATAGAAAGAAGGTTGAATGTATTGTTGGCACGTTCAATGAGTGGCATACCTGAACATAAGAGGATGAAAAACGTCAAGTTGTAATTCTGTGATCCAGTCGCAATGCCAGTAGGACATGTCTGCCCATTTCACGAAAAATTCACGAATCCTGCGCTGTTTAGGAGCAGCTTTACTTGTCGAAGGTTCCTCTGAAGGTGCTTCTGGACATTCCTTCCACCTCCATGTCAAAATCTTTGCAACTATTTAAAAAAAGGAGGAGGAAAAGAAAGCGTAAGTTACACGTACGTGCTAAAAGTTCGtttttccacgtctacgataccTTTTCCACGTATTGGTGGACAAGAACATCTAGGACACTTCCAGTCACCGTCAGGAATTTCTGAGAGCGGCGGATTTAAACAGTGTGTGTGATACGCGCTGGTACAGCTATCACAGCATAGCAATTCACCACCATCTTTACATATTCTACAGAACTCCATGTGTTCATCGTCATCTTCAGCGGCGCCTGCGGGCAGAATGAACAATCTCATAGATCACGGTTCGTTTTTCTTGATCGGATTCACATCAGCATGTGGGGGTGGGATGAAAGGTTCGGGAGCCACAAGGAAGGTACCTGCAATACCTTCTCCTTCACAGTGAGGGCAACTCCATTTTCCTTCTGGTGTTTCTTCTAATTCCGGTTCTAGACAAACTAAGTGATAAGCTCTGGGACACGTGTCGCAAAGAATAATTTCACCACCTTGTTGGCACACTTCGCAATAATCCTGATGATCAGTCTATACAAAAAAAGTGTAACCATTGTAATTCTCTATTGGAAAGGAGATATAGCGAATATTAATCAAGAACAGGCTAATTATATATACCTGAAGACCTTCCTCTCCATCTGGAAATTTCGACGTAGTTTtcgtctttttcttctttttagtcTTATTTCCGATTTTAGTTTTTGCCTTCCTGCGAACCGGTGGTTCTGCCGGTGGCTCGACTCCACCTTCCTCTGCATTTCCCTTATTTGTTCCGTCTGCGCCAGAAGGCTCCTCTGCATCTGCCAACATCTGCTCAAACTCCATATCTGAATCTCTGTCGGTACCAGCACCGCTGCCCTCCGCCTCTTCATCCGAGCTTCCTCGTTTACGTTTCCCAAGCTTAATCTTAAGCGTCGGTACTTTCGAAGCTTTTTTTCCCTTCTTCGCCCGGGATCCTCGAGATTTTCGTTTTCTATCACTGTCCTCATCGTCGTCTTCTTCGTCTTCACCTTCTTGCACCGCATTACTGCGATTCGCCCTCGCGTTTCTGCTATCCTCATCCACATTCGCGGACGGCACATCCGCGTCTGGTTGCGTATGAGGATTTAATTCGGAAAAATCACGCCATTTAGCGGCCACTAACATCATGAGCTTAGACATTGGAACCTAAAAACGTTGCGGGGCGAAAACTAAATAAAATTATTGGAAAACTAATTGCTTTAAACCTTTAATGTATATAGAAATGAATTTACTTTTGGATTCTCCTTCGCCAAAAGCGGTCTGACGTGTTGTTGAAATAATTTATAGGTAGTTAAGTTTTGAAAATCTGCATCTGTGTATTCAATTTGTACATCAGTCAACCCAAAGGTATTACAGACTTCCTCGATTGTAGGCATTCCCGTTGTTGGTTCCTGACTGGGAGGAGCAGGTGCATTGTGACCAGAGGATTTTCTGGAGGAAGATTTTCTACTTTTCCTATTTCCAGCATAGTCACTGTCATCTCCAGCAACGTCACCAGTCTCACCACCTCCTCCAAAGTCACTTTCCTGTGCAATTATATCCACTATAGTAGTGTAtcagttacatacattttaagaaatgaaagaaagacAATTACATCTCCAGAGTcagattttttctttttcttctttttctttccctttttgTCTTCACTACGGGCTTTCCGTTTCttcccctttttcttttttctctcttctggCTCATAATCATCGTCCTCCTCCTGTGTAAAAATAATACACTTTCTTTAGCAACCTTCAATTCAATAGAACAAATTTAATTCTTACAAAAAATACCAACTAGTCTTTGAGACTCCTCGGCATCAGATGAACCATCTACTTGTTGATTAATGTTTGAAACTTGACCTCCAGTTTCATCTAAGTCATCTTCCCCTAAAAATGTATCATAtcaaagaaatattattttatgaaaCATTCTGATTCTAAAGGTGACATATTGACGCAAAGCTTTCAATAAATGCAAAAAATTACATTTCaatgtaaaaataattatttccaaTAGTCTAGCTTGTTTTTACTATTTTCGTAATACAACAATTTctcatatacatattatatgaCTGATGCATTAAACCACTTCACTGGCTGCTTCCAACTTACATAAAATCAATATCTCTATTCATTATTATGTAGGTTTGGAATAGCCAATACACACATATATTACAGGCGAAATTAATATTTTGCATAAATCAATAATGCGCGATTTATTTGAGAATATTTTCCATTAAAAATATACATGTCCCCTACTTATTAATCTGATATTAATACATTCTATTTGGTTTACAAATAAGCGTAAAGATTTTACGTGAAACCATAAAAAAGAATTGTTTAAATTATCTTCCATCGTAGTGCCGCGACGACACGGTGTGGACATTTTTTCCATACATTTTTTCGAGAAATTTCGATAACTTTTAATCGAAAAGCCTGAACAATAAACATCCTCGATATTTTATCAACGAAGAAGTCTATGAAAGTATGTGATCTTTAAGGAATCGAGCTACAATTTTGATATAAATTTTGATATTAAAGAatgacaaagagagagagatagtagagagagagagtaacacAATCCTGTGACGCATGTTATTGGACAGAGCGCTCGATTCGCGAAACGGTAGCGGACTGATAATTACCAAATCGATAGTTATGTTTTATAACAAACCAATTTTTTTATTCTCCGAGCATGATCAGAATGATAAAACGAACGCGAGTACAAGGCCTCTGTGTGAGAGGAAAATGTGCGCATGTCTATGTGTCATTTGAAAACAAGACGTCGAAATCAAATATtggaaatatataaattatttcaGACTAATCCATGTCCGCTGAATGCTTTGTGCGAGAGTATACGTCCGCCATTTTCTTCAAAAGAGCTCACCACATTGGACGTCTATATTTTAGATTCATAATATTACCGCGGATTTTAAATTTCGTCGACTCTTCGACCGTATAAAAAAGACTGGGAATAAAACCGCGATTGCTGTGCAATCCTGAAATCTTCAGCAAGTCCCAGAACACAACATCCTCCAGAAACTCGAACCGGCCGctaatacatatatgtatatacatttgTAATGGTGTACGTGCATACGATGAACAGCCACACGCGAGCACGCAcaagcacgcacgcacacacacaagcATACCAGATGGTCAGAAAACCGAAGCGAGCATTGCGAAATTACTTAAAGATTCCGTTAGAAATTAGAAGTATCATTTTGCGTTGTTACACTCCTAGGAGGGTTCCGGTTTTCCAACGAGTATCTCTGAATTACTCGAAACGTACAAGATGAATGAAATCTTCCTATTTGGCGGTTAGAGCGGATTTAGCTTTTTGCTAGAGGCAATCTTTTGCGAAAAACCAACATGTGCCTCTCGATGTAGCGTATCGAGACCGACGGAAGGATGAAAGTTACATGCGACAGGCACATGGGGTTAATTGTGTAGCGCGACATTCACCGAACACTCGTTAAGCTTTAATTATGTAAGAAACAAATTGGGAATAGCGAAAACACACTTCGATGCTGGACGAGTTCAAAAGGAAAATTCTGATCAAGCGGTTAGTTAGCCGAGATCGACGCGTCAAATCATAACGTGTTACGATCCGAGGCATAATATCtgcaaagaaaagaaaagaaaagaaaagaaaaactttGCTCGAATTGTGACAGCAGCTCGACATCGAATGGTCTGCAACTCCGAATACACCGGAAATAAAGAAAGCTCCAAGAGCCATGTGATTTCTCACAAACCATTGAATGTAAACAATAACCTATACACAAACGATAATTTCGCTAGATTTAAGCGATGCTTAAACGCACTATAAACGCCGATTATCCGTTAACTagttaaacgagatatcaccgTGGAATTATTGAACAATTCAAAAGGTTAGTTTGTACTGTTTTAACCGAGAAAAGGCAAATCGTGGTATCGGCTCGGCAGTCGAGGAATTTCCTCTCGACGATCAACCTGAGGTGAAATTGATGGAAAACAAAGGAGAAATCGCGATAGAACGAGCGACAACGAGGCAGCGTGTGGAAAACTACAGAAGGACCAATTGACATGGCAGCCATTCGTACGAAAAGCGCGCGTCCTGCGTGTTCGAGGATATAACTTTCCGGTAGTATTCGTGACCAACTGTGTCCCTCGTCGCACTTACCCGCGTAGCTTTCGTCCACCTCCTCATCGGACGCCATCCTCTAGCACCGCAGCAGTATTGCGCTCGAGGAACACTCGAGATAGATTTAATCACTCACAGAATAAGATGCTAGCCGTGGAAAAAGCGTACGGATATGCGACATTAAACTCGGCTCGTGGCTCCGACGCTCTCCGCGTTTCAGTTTCGGCGTGCCGTCACTTCGTCTTGTACGTGCACCGATGTGCACCTACTGCTCTACGTTTCTTCTCTCACGCGATTCGTCGGTTCTCTTCGTTCCTTCCTCCACCACGCGCCGATTTTCTCTCCCCTCGTTTTCCCCTCTTCGCTCTGAGAGAGTTCGTTTCTGCACCTCTTTCACCGCCCCTCGTCCCGCGTCCTAGCCGTTTCAGTACGCTGTAGTTCAATGTATACGAATGGTCTGTCGGGTCTCCCGTGTTGCATTTATTTCTTTTCCTTCACCCCCTCCCTTCCTCGCCCCGATGGTTCGTTCACTATTCCTCCCTTAACCGTCGTTGGTCCGCTGAACATGCTTTTTagtttttcaaaaaaaaaaaaaaaagaaaaagatacctTTTTCAATGATCACGTTTTCCGTGTACGAGCCTGATAGACCGTTATGTCGATCTTGTTTCTCTATTCGTTATCTCAGCTTTTTTTCCCTTCTATTTTTTTCGTTTCCTTTCTCTCCCTTCTTTTCAATCGTTACATCGGAACACTTTTATCTCCATGCTTTTGCATTTGATCATTTCCGGAATGAACTTAACAAAATTTGCATTACGCGTTGTTCGAagtaatttctatattttacgaaTAATCCTCCCTCTTCTTGGTTCTTTACTGAAAAAAAATGCGCTATGAATTTTTCATCGTCAATTTTCGCGTATAAACGAACCCTATAGTTTAGTTCGATGCAAATTATTAGAGTTGTAACCTGTAATAGTATGCGTGTACAGATTTGCGGTATGATTAATGGCCAGGCACTTTTACACGCGTGCACACACGTATATAGATATCTAGACTCGTGTGTATCGACTTTTTCAATGAAAAAAGATAAGCGAAAGCATTTGATGTACATTACATTTTTTTTCGCAGCGTGTGATGCTTATTTATAATTTAACAACTAATTCGCCATAGCCCTCGTACTATCGATTTTGCATTATTCATTGACATTGACGCGATAAATGACGCGGAACCACCTGTATATCGCAAGGATACTCAAATTAGAGAATTGATTATCATTTGCCTCCGCAATACAGACATAAATTATATTCGTTGTTCGTGCACACGAATCAGCACGTGCATGCATGATTTTTTATCCGATTTTACGTGTTCTTCCATTTCCATGGAGATAAACATGACCGCTTGTATTATAACTGAAAagtaaataaattttatttaatttcttttatcTTGGACATGTGTATATATCCAATTTACatcatttaataattaaaatagtacaagtagaattttttattactactagagagagagagaaagggagagagagagagtgaaagacaaagagaaggaaagagagagggaaagagggtATGGTTTGAAtagaataatgtaaaattaatgggATTCTCAGAAGGacgagtttgactaaaaattctaCAAGGAAGGTTTATACCTATTGTACATCGTAGTACCGGAAATCCCTAAATTACACTTGTATAGGACAATCGTTCTAGCCGCAGGTATAATTCCGCTTCATAGCAACGGGAATTCGACAGTACATAGTACGGGAGTTTGCTGTACAATAACACCTTCCTATATTCATTTATATGCATCTCTTTATTCATAATTTCTAGAAATACGAATTATTATGTGTACCAATAAAGAACACGTTATATGTTCTATACAGATACGTGTCGTGTAACATGAGTGAAAATTTTATTTATGTTTCGTACCGTAACAATCTATTTACAGATAATgagatatatgtatacatatcatgAAGGCCTTTGTATACAAAAGGAAAAcgtaggaaaaaaagaaagcatttTTAATACTCTAACATACAACAGGTCCACTTCTCTTTCTAAGAGTCCAATATGCCTGCAATATTAATTTCAAGAGTCAAACATGCTTTATGCGTGTATATCACTTATAAAATTACAATTTAAAAAAGGTACTTTAATTCGTCTTCAGGAATGGATAGAAGCAATGCAATACTGCATGGAATGAATTAGGACCTTCGAATTTGAATATGATTAGTAATCATCGATCGATGCCACGAAGTTATACACACTTGAGATATTTAAATTCAAGCGCCTGAAATTATTGAAACTGCCTTGTTTTTAATAAAATAGCATTTGTATTTCATCATAAAATTTCGTTATCAAATCTCTGATAAATCAAAATgatgaaatttttttatttcgtgcAGTTCAATTAATCGTGAATGAACGAAAGTTTGTACTACATCCATCTTCTTTTAGATATTAATGAAATTTAACATCTTGTCGAAAATATCTCGATCTAGCACACATATTGTACATCTTTATGTGTAATTAGACATATATCTGCCTGTAATGGATAAAGAAATAGATAATCATCAGAACTGTTTGTCCTCGGAGTATACAATTGTTTAAAAAACACCTCTGATGAGTATCCTCGATGTAGTTGTTCATACAAATCGAAATAGATT encodes:
- the Mi-2 gene encoding chromodomain-helicase-DNA-binding protein Mi-2 homolog isoform X5, with the protein product MASDEEVDESYAGEDDLDETGGQVSNINQQVDGSSDAEESQRLEEDDDYEPEERKKKKGKKRKARSEDKKGKKKKKKKKSDSGDESDFGGGGETGDVAGDDSDYAGNRKSRKSSSRKSSGHNAPAPPSQEPTTGMPTIEEVCNTFGLTDVQIEYTDADFQNLTTYKLFQQHVRPLLAKENPKVPMSKLMMLVAAKWRDFSELNPHTQPDADVPSANVDEDSRNARANRSNAVQEGEDEEDDDEDSDRKRKSRGSRAKKGKKASKVPTLKIKLGKRKRGSSDEEAEGSGAGTDRDSDMEFEQMLADAEEPSGADGTNKGNAEEGGVEPPAEPPVRRKAKTKIGNKTKKKKKTKTTSKFPDGEEGLQTDHQDYCEVCQQGGEIILCDTCPRAYHLVCLEPELEETPEGKWSCPHCEGEGIAGAAEDDDEHMEFCRICKDGGELLCCDSCTSAYHTHCLNPPLSEIPDGDWKCPRCSCPPIRGKVAKILTWRWKECPEAPSEEPSTSKAAPKQRRIREFFVKWADMSYWHCDWITELQLDVFHPLMFRNYSRKYDMDEPPKLEEPLDESDSRVKRLKEQDGATNRDEYNLEERFYRYGVRPEWLVVHRVINHRLSRDGRATYLVKWRELGYDQATWEDEHEDIPGLKQAIEYYLDLRAANCCDGSSSRKGKKGEKSKSKKSKTRELIDDEERTPKRYTPPPDKPTTDLKKKYERQPDYLDQTGMQLHPYQLEGLNWLRYSWGQGIDTILADEMGLGKTIQTITFLYSLYKEGHCKGPFLVSVPLSTIINWEREFETWAPDFYCVTYVGDKDSRIVIRENELSFEEGAVRGGRASKIRSNQIKFNVLLTSYELISIDSACLGSIDWAVLVVDEAHRLKSNQSKFFRLLASYNIAYKLLLTGTPLQNNLEELFHLLNFLCRDKFNDLAAFQNEFADISKEEQVKKLHELLGPHMLRRLKADVLKNMPSKSEFIVRVELSPMQKKYYKYILTRNFEALNPKGGGQQVSLLNIMMDLKKCCNHPYLFPAASQEAPTAPNGSYETSALIKAAGKLVLLSKMLKKLRDDGHRVLIFSQMTKMLDILEDYLEGEGYKYERIDGNITGAQRQEAIDRFNAPGAQQFVFLLSTRAGGLGINLATADTVIIYDSDWNPHNDIQAFSRAHRIGQANKVMIYRFVTRNSVEERVTQVAKRKMMLTHLVVRPGMGGKGANFSKQELDDILRFGTEELFKEEEGKEDEAIHYDDKAVAELLDRSKEGIEQKENWANEYLSSFKVASYVTKEGETEEEADTEIIKQEAENTDPAYWIKLLRHHYEQQQEDIARTLGKGKRIRKQVNYNDGGVTGDQSTRDDQPWQENLSDYNSDFSAPSDDDKEDDDFDEKGDGDLLSRRSRRRLERRDEKDRPLPPLLARVNGNIEVLGFNARQRKAFLNAIMRYGMPPQDAFNSQWLVRDLRGKSEKNFKAYVSLFMRHLCEPGADNAETFADGVPREGLSRQHVLTRIGVMSLIRKKVQEFEHINGYYSMPEMIRKPVEPVKVDGSGDGATGTSSTSATPATSNAPSPSPAATPTPTTVPGSTTTDSNKTNSDASEMKESKDDQKDKESADGKDAKEELKDSKEEEESNTEKDKDKEDIKKEEKDMDAETADKDKDKGEIKDEKSLMKRDEKVESNENKPKQEPEEDVVIVKDDEDETEKREEKDGKDKDVKDCDSEVIKPKRKFMFNIADGGFTELHTLWLNEEKAAVPGREYEIWHRRHDYWLLAGIVTHGYGRWQDIQNDIRFAIINEPFKMDVGKGNFLEIKNKFLARRFKLLEQALVIEEQLRRAAYLNLTQDPNHPAMSLNARFAEVECLAESHQHLSKESLAGNKPANAVLHKVLNQLEELLSDMKSDVSRLPATLARIPPVAQRLQMSERSILSRLAATAPGGSSSQSGQAALLAQQFPAGFSGGQLPATFAGAANFGNFRPQYSVPGQPPQGFTGS